Proteins encoded within one genomic window of Bradyrhizobium sp. CB1717:
- the metG gene encoding methionine--tRNA ligase has product MKPKVSKPKAPRAPKPVAAPQATAPVAAPARDNVFYITTAIAYPNGSPHIGHAYEAIATDVLARFARLDGKDVFFLTGTDEHGLKMVQTAQNEGLTPAALATRNAGRFKEMDERLNVSFDRFIRTTEEQHHRSTQEIWRRMEANGDIYADTYSGWYSVRDEAYYAEDETRLNDDGVRLGPQGTPVEWVEEKSYFFRLSAYQDKLLKLYTDNPDFIGPDSRRNEVVSFVKGGLRDLSISRTTFDWGVKVPGDEEHVMYVWVDALTNYITGIGFPDESDGNWRYWPADVHIIGKDIIRFHAVYWPAFLISAGIPVPKRVYAHGFLFNRGEKMSKSVGNVVDPFNLADQYGVDQMRYFFLREVPFGQDGNYNHEAIVARINADLANDLGNLAQRSLSMIAKQLGGVLPEPGEFSDNDKAILAMADGMIAASREAMSTQQIHHWLNAVWAVVAEANRYFAGEAPWALAKTDPARQKTVLYVTAEVVRRIAILAQPAMPTASGLLLDSLGIPADERNFATLGGAKRIAPGSTLPAPTPAFPRYIEPAA; this is encoded by the coding sequence TATCGGCCACGCCTATGAGGCGATTGCAACTGACGTGCTGGCGCGCTTTGCGCGGCTCGACGGCAAGGACGTGTTCTTCCTGACCGGCACCGACGAGCACGGCTTGAAGATGGTCCAGACCGCGCAGAACGAGGGCCTGACGCCCGCAGCGCTCGCGACCCGCAATGCCGGCCGTTTCAAGGAGATGGACGAGCGGCTGAACGTGTCGTTCGACCGCTTCATCCGCACCACCGAGGAACAGCACCATCGCTCGACCCAGGAGATCTGGCGGCGCATGGAGGCGAACGGCGACATCTATGCCGATACCTATTCCGGCTGGTACTCGGTGCGCGATGAAGCCTATTACGCCGAGGACGAGACGCGCCTGAACGACGACGGCGTGCGCCTTGGTCCGCAGGGCACGCCGGTCGAGTGGGTCGAGGAGAAGAGCTATTTCTTCCGTCTGTCCGCCTATCAGGACAAGCTCCTGAAGCTGTACACGGACAATCCCGACTTCATCGGCCCGGACTCGCGCCGCAATGAGGTGGTGAGCTTCGTCAAAGGCGGCCTGCGCGATCTCTCGATCTCGCGCACCACGTTCGACTGGGGCGTCAAGGTGCCCGGCGACGAAGAGCATGTGATGTATGTCTGGGTCGACGCGCTGACCAACTACATCACTGGCATCGGCTTTCCCGATGAGAGCGATGGGAACTGGCGCTACTGGCCGGCCGATGTGCACATCATCGGCAAGGACATCATCCGCTTCCACGCCGTGTACTGGCCCGCGTTCCTGATCTCGGCCGGCATTCCCGTGCCGAAGCGGGTCTATGCCCACGGCTTCCTGTTCAACCGGGGCGAGAAGATGTCGAAGTCGGTCGGCAACGTCGTCGACCCCTTCAACCTCGCCGACCAGTACGGCGTCGACCAGATGCGCTATTTCTTCCTGCGCGAGGTGCCGTTCGGCCAGGACGGCAACTACAACCACGAGGCCATCGTTGCGCGCATCAATGCCGACCTCGCCAACGATCTCGGCAATCTCGCGCAGCGTTCGCTGTCGATGATCGCCAAACAGCTCGGCGGCGTGCTGCCGGAGCCCGGCGAGTTCAGCGACAACGACAAGGCGATCCTGGCGATGGCCGACGGCATGATCGCAGCGTCGCGTGAGGCGATGTCGACGCAGCAGATCCATCACTGGCTCAACGCGGTGTGGGCCGTGGTCGCGGAGGCCAACCGCTATTTCGCGGGCGAGGCGCCATGGGCGCTCGCCAAGACCGATCCCGCCCGACAGAAGACGGTGCTTTACGTCACCGCCGAAGTGGTGCGTCGGATCGCGATCCTGGCCCAGCCGGCAATGCCGACTGCATCGGGTTTGCTGCTCGACAGCCTCGGCATTCCCGCGGACGAGCGCAATTTTGCGACACTCGGCGGCGCCAAGCGCATCGCGCCCGGCTCGACGCTGCCGGCGCCGACGCCTGCGTTCCCGCGCTATATCGAGCCGGCGGCGTAA
- a CDS encoding TatD family hydrolase — protein sequence MLVDSHCHLDFPDFAEDLDGIVSRARAAGITRMVTISTRVRRLNQLLPIAERYEDVYCSVGTHPHHADEEDGISPDELIALTGHPKVVALGEAGLDYFYDNGSPEAQARGFRAHIAAARATGLPLVIHTREADEDCARILEEEAARGSFRAVLHCYTGGRELALKAVSLGLYIGFTGILTFKKSEALRALAAELPADRILVETDSPYLAPGKFRGKRNEPAYVVEVAKVLAETRGVSFDEISRQTSENFFRLFSKVKA from the coding sequence ATGCTGGTCGACAGTCATTGCCATCTGGATTTTCCGGACTTCGCGGAAGATCTCGACGGGATCGTGTCGCGCGCCCGCGCGGCCGGCATCACCCGCATGGTCACGATCTCGACGCGGGTCCGGAGGCTGAATCAACTTCTGCCCATCGCCGAGCGCTACGAGGACGTCTATTGCTCGGTCGGCACCCATCCGCATCACGCGGATGAGGAGGACGGCATTTCGCCGGACGAGCTGATCGCGCTGACCGGGCATCCCAAGGTCGTCGCGCTCGGCGAGGCCGGGCTCGACTATTTCTATGACAACGGTTCGCCGGAAGCGCAGGCGAGGGGCTTTCGCGCCCACATCGCCGCGGCACGCGCCACCGGCCTGCCGCTCGTGATCCACACCCGGGAGGCCGACGAGGACTGCGCCCGCATTCTGGAAGAGGAGGCGGCACGCGGATCGTTTCGCGCCGTGCTGCATTGTTACACGGGCGGGCGCGAGCTGGCGCTGAAGGCGGTGTCGCTCGGGCTCTATATCGGCTTTACGGGCATCCTGACCTTCAAGAAATCGGAGGCCCTGCGTGCGCTTGCAGCCGAGCTGCCGGCTGACCGTATTCTGGTTGAAACAGACTCGCCCTATCTTGCGCCGGGCAAGTTTCGAGGCAAGCGCAACGAGCCGGCCTATGTGGTCGAGGTTGCCAAAGTGCTGGCCGAGACGCGCGGCGTGTCATTCGACGAGATCTCACGCCAAACAAGCGAAAACTTCTTCCGCCTGTTCTCCAAGGTGAAAGCTTGA